The Stigmatella ashevillena genomic sequence AGTCCACGCCACTTGACACCGGCCGCGCCCGGGTCGAGCACCATGCGGATCCCGGCGTCCTGGGTTCCCTGTGCCAGAATCGCCCCTTGGAGCACTCGGAGTTCGGCGTCCGCCTCGAAGCGGATCACCACGCCCTTCTCCAGGGTGAGGGTGGGCGCGGGGGTACCGGTCAACGCGATCTGCCCACGCACCAGGTGGGGGTTGTTGGCCGCGAGCCACGTCTCGTTGGAGGTGATGTTGCTGGCATGGACGGTGGGCAGAGGCTCGGGAACCTGGGTGACGGTGAGGGTGGCTTGTCCTTGGCGGGTGACGCCGGAAGCGGTGGCGCTCGCCTGAATGGCGGTGGATCCGGCGGTCACGGTGGTGACCTGCCCCTTCGTGTTCACGGTCGCCACGGAACTCACCGTGGAAGTCCATGCGTAGCTGGAGACGGAGAACGGTTGGCCGTCCTGGTCCTTGGCGCTGGCGGTACACTCGGCGGACTGTCCGGCCACAACGGACGAAGGAGTACAGGTGACGGTGACTTCGCTCAGCTGGGGGGTCTCGCTGGGGTCATCGCCCCCGCAGCCTCCGAAGACCAGCAGCGTGGAGAGCCAAAGGGACGCCTGGGAGAGCCTCATGGGGGAGATTTCCTTCATGTCAGGGAAGCAGAGAACAGGTTGAATTCGTGTTTCAGCGGGAAAGCGGGCCAGTATCAAGGAACACGCGGGGAGGGGCGCGTTGCAACCATGGAGCGTGCTCGATAATCTTCCCTCATGGCCGAGGTTGTTGGCAGCAGACTGCCGGACGAATCGGGGAACGGGTTGGCGGATGCCGCTGAACTCGAGAGCATCGCCTCTCAGGCAGCATATGAGACCTTTCTCTCCGCCGTGAAGGCCGTTGACCCAGGGGCACTGGAGGAGTGCTGCGCCGACGTCGTGCTCGCCTACCACAATGTCGTGCGCGGGGTTGAGGGTGTGCTGGGCAGTGGTGCGGTCATCGTCGGCCGACTGCCGAACGTGAATGTCGTGGAACTCTCCATGCTTCCACAGCTTGTCCAAGGATTGGCTTTCGCTGCCTTGCAGGTGCACCGCCAACTCCAGGCCGCTTCATTCGGGGCCCTGTACGCACGGGTTCAGCACCTCCGCCGCAAGCTGCGCAAGGCCGCGGAGGCCCTGGCCGAAGCGAACCTTCTAACCGACTCCGATGCGGACGAAGTCCGGCTTCACGGCCACCAGGATGTCCTGGAGGACTGTTCAGGACTTGTGGCGCTGCTTCGAAGGAACGAGGCGCGGATTGTTGGCCGCTCACCGGTCACGGCCTCCGATGTCGCCGAGGCAGAGCAGGTGACCGGAAAGCTCCGGGTGATGCTCGGGCAGTCAGAGGAAGCTCCTGATGGAGGCGCCCATGTCCTCATCAAGGCGGTCGAGATGCGCGACCGGTTCTGGACGCTGTTGAACCAGCGCCACGATGTGCTCTGGAGGTGCGGCACATGGCTCTACGGCCGAGGGGTTGATGAGCGTGTGCCGCCTCTGCCAGTCCGGCAGGCCATGGTTCGAAAGTCCCAGCCTGGGACTGCCGAGCGGGAGCTGCCCCGCGCGGGGCCAGAGCCCCGACGCAGCATGGGGCCTCCTTCCTTGGCTCCCGCGCGCGCGAGTCCACCCGCAAGCGTGCCCGACACGACGCGGCACCTGCGGGATCTCCAAGGAGAGGTGGAGCGCAAGACCCGCTTCTTCGTCCGCATGGGCATCATCCCCTCCCAACGCTGAGCCCTTCCACCGCGCGGTGTCAGGGGCTGGGCGTCTGGGTGGTGACAGGCGCCTCGGCTTCCATGAGAACGAGCACCTCGGCGCGCCGGTTGAGCTGGTGCTCCTGCTCGGTGGCGGGTTTGGAGCTCACGGGCCAGTCTGCGCCAAGGCCGCGGATGCGCACCTTCGTCCCTGGAATGCCCTGATCGATCAGGTAGCGCCGCACCGCTTGGGCTCGCCGCAACGACATGAACATCTCGGAGGTGTCGGTGCCTTCACTGTCCGCGTGCCCCTCGATGATGATGGCGCTCCGCCTGGCCTGCCCAGACCACTGGAGGATGACCTGATCCAGCAGGGGCACCACCCCTGGCAGTTCCGAGCTGCCCTTCACGAAGTGAACATCTCCCCGGAGCAGTAGCCGCTCCTGCGAGGTGGGCTGGTAGGGCCGGGGAGCCTCGGGGGGAGCATCTTCCTCGGCCAGGACCACCTTCGGATCCTCGCGGGAGAGCGCGTTGAACTCCCAGGTACTGACCTCACGGACCCGCTTCTCGGAAGGAGGGCGTCTCTGGTCGGCCAGCGACAGCTGAAGCTCTCGATCCGCTTGTTCATCGATGAAGGAGAGCCTGGGGGGGGGTTCGCTTCGGAACGAGACGCCGGCCAGCAAGCGGAGGCTGGGGCTTCCGGGCGCCCCGCCCAATCCCGGGCCTCCCAGGATGAAGGTCTCCAGCCCGACCAGCAGGGGAAACCGCACGCCGCCCAGGAGATCCACTGAAACCTGGGGAGAAAGGGTGGCCCGGAGTCCCAGTTCCCCCCGAAATCCCTTGCCCGTGGTGGTCAACCCGGCGCCCAGGCGGATCTCCGAGCGTGCTCCGGGCTGATCCGCCCCTTGGGGGGTGGCCAGAAGAATGGCCGGGCGGAAGAGCACACCCGCCTCCAGGGACGGGTGAAGCCATCCGATGGTGGTCCCTGCGACCATCCGGACTTGAAATCGAGGCCCTGTATCACCCGCCAGGGCGTCCCCAGCACCCACGGGCAGACCCACTCCCAGGTCTGCGGAAAGATCCACGGGTTGCCGATAGTTCCTGGAAAGGAGCCCTAGCCGGGCTTGTATCAGCGGTGTGCCCAACCCCTGAGCGGTCAATCGGGCGAGGCCCACGTTGGTGGGATCTTCTCCTTGCTGCCAGAGGACAAAGGGGACTTGGACGCCCATCTCGAGCCAGGGCAGGACGCCGTAGCTGGCCGACAGCAGTGCCGTGGCCCGATCCCTGACCACGGCGAGTTGCTGCTCGCCATCGTCTACTTCCAGGGGCAATCGCTGGTAGTGTCCCAACAGGCTGATGCTCAGGCCCCCCGGAACCATGAGTTCACCGTTGCCGACCAGTAAGGTTCCGCGGCCCACGTTCGTTTCCAGCCGCTCCAGGTCGAAGCTGGGCAGCTGCGCGGTGGATTGTGCGGATGCCAGCGAGCCAGCGAGCAATGTCGCGGCCATTGTTACCTGGGCAATAAAAGGTAGACTCATGCTCAGGTAGAATCATACCGCCTTCTGTGTAGGGAGGAGCAAGTGCTCCGGTTCAATGTCCTTGTGATGCTGTGCCTCGGAGCGCTGGTCTCCTGTACACCGGCCGAGCGCGAGAATTCGGCTTCCATGTCCCCGACCGCGCGCCAGATGCTCGCGCGATCGGACGCGTCCGTGACGGTGCCGACCCTGAAGTGGGCGGAGGCAGAGGACAAGTGCTTTACCTGTCAGAATGTCGGTAAAAAAGCGCTCTGCTCCTCCGAGACCTCCCTCTGGGCCAATGGGCTGACTTTTCGGGATCCGCTTCCCGCGGGCAGCGTGTTGGTCAAAATCGAGGCTTCGGTCCGCGGACTGCTCATCGACAATTCGCCAGCAGGCCCTACCACGGTGAGCGCCTTCTTGAACGATGCCGGTTCACAGTTTGGTTCTTACAGTGCGGGCCTGGGCTCATGCTCTGGGACGCCCATCTGCCGCCAGTATGAGGCCGCATCCACATACAAAGAAGAGGGATTTGGCAGCAGCGAGTATGTCTATGGAGGTTGGAATACGCTGAAGTTGAGTGTCCCTGCAGCGGCCAACTACTGCGTCTCCTATGTCGACCTCAAGCTTGTCTATGCGATACCCCGCCTCGTGTTTTCAAGAAGCACGGTGGACTTTGGCAGACAGAAAATAGGAGGGAGAGGGGATGCGGGGGACGAGATAGTAAAGGTCTATGGCGATCCCGATAGCGGCGTGTTGCTCAAGCTCGGGGCATGCAGCACCAGCGTGCCTGATGGAGGAAGCAATCCTTTCAGCGTTGTAGGCACCACGTGTGTGGGGGAAGAGCCGACGCCTGAGATTCCGCTGGAAATCAAGGTGAGGTTCCAGCCTACGGAGACAGGTTCGGTGACAGGGACCCTCCTGGTTGACAGCAATGATCCCACCCATCCAGGCAGTGTGGAACTCACCGGTTATGGATTGGCATCCGCCATTGACGTCATCAACCCTGGCGACGCAGGGCTTGTCTTTCCCGAGCAGACGGTAGGCATCCCCTCCTCGTTGGATGTGACGCTCAGAAATGTGAGCGCCGAAGCATTGACCGTGACTCCCTCCATCACAAGTGATGGCGGTGTCTCTCCTTTCAGCGTGGCGGCGGGCGGGTTCCCGGTGTCGGCTGACGGCGGGGTGCTCTCGGTGACGTTCACCCCCGTCGATGGAGGGGAAGCTTTCTCAACCCTCCTTCTTGCCTCCAATCAGGCGGGAGATCCGGGAGTCGAGGTTCTGCTGAAAGGAACGGGAGTCAGTCCGAAGCGGGTGATGGACGAAGGACCGCTCGAGTTCGGTGAAGTGCAGTTGCAGGCATACAAGGACCTTCTGGTGACGGTGAAGGCAGGGGGGACAGGGACGTTGATCCTCTCCGGGGTGGCGGTCACCTTGGCGGATGGAGGAGTGGCGCCCTACACGGTGGACTTGGACGGAGGGGCTCACACCGTGCCGGCTGGTAGCAGTGGGCTGACCATGAACGTGAAGTTCTCTCCGACGGCAATGGGAGGGGCCTCAGGGATTCTGAAGTTCAAGACGAATGAGGAGAGTGATCGCGACGTGGAGGTGCCCTTGAAGGGCACCGGTGTGCAGTCCCAGGTGCTGGTGGAGCCTTCGGCGCTGGCATTCCAAGAGCAGACGGTGAACAGCCCCAGGCAACTACCGGTGGTGGTGAAGAACCCGGGAACCGGGACGTTGTCGGTCACGAACATCTCAGTGCTCAGCGGGGACGGAGGTGTGGTGGGGACGAGGCCCTACTCCGTGCTGGACGCGGGAGCGTTCCAAGTGCCCGCCCAGGATGGAGGTGTCCTCCAAGTGCAATTCCATCCTCAGGACGGTGGGTTGTACGAAGGGATTCTCCGGCTGAAGACGAATGCGCCAGGGCAGGGACAGGTCGATGTCCGGCTGACGGGTGAGGGAGTACGCCCACTGATAGCGGTTGATCCGAGTCCGGTGGCGTTTGGGGAACAGACGGTGAACTGGGAGAGGGACATCTCGGTTCAGGTGAGGAACGACGGAACGGGCAAGTTGGTGGTCAGCAAGATAGCGATTGACGCGGGGACGGGAGCCACCCCCTACACCGTGGATGCCCAGACGCTCGAGGTGCCGAAGGGAGAAGCGAAGGACATCCATGTGAGGTTTAAGCCCATCGACGGAGGTTTTGTCGAGAACCAGCTCATCTTCACCACCAACAAAGAAGGAACGCCCAACACCACGGTTCTGCTGAGAGGAACGGGTGTGAGTCCGAAGCGGGTGATGGACGAAGGGCCGCTCGAGTTCGGTGAAGTGCAGTTGCAGGCATACAAGGACCTTCCGGTGACGGTGAGGGCAGGAGGGACAGGGACGTTGATCCTCACCGGGGTGGCGGTCACCTTGGCGGATGGAGGAGTGGCGCCCTACACGGTGGACCTGGACGGAGGGGCTCACACCGTGCCGGCCGGTAGCAGCGGGCTGACCATGAACGTGAAGTTCTCTCCGACGGCAATGGGAGGGGCCTCAGGGATTCTGAAGTTCAAGACGAATGAGGAGAGTGATCGCGACGTGGAGGTGCCCTTGGAGGGCACCGGTGTGCAGTCCCAGGTGCTGGTGGAGCCTTCGGCGCTGGCATTCCAAGAGCAGACGGTGAACAGCCCCAGGCAACTACCGGTGGTGGTGAAGAACCCGGGAACCGGGACGTTGTCGGTCACGAACATCTCAGTGCTCAGCGGGGACGGAGGTGTGGTGGGGACGAGGCCCTACTCCGTGCTGGACGCGGGAGCGTTCCAAGTGCCCGCCCAGGATGGAGGTGTCCTCCAAGTGCAATTCCATCCTCAGGACGGTGGGTTGTACGAAGGGATTCTCCGGCTGAAGACGAATGCGCCAGGGCAGGGACAGGTCGATGTCCGGCTGACGGGTGAGGGAGTACGCCCACTGATAGCGGTTGATCCGAGTCCGGTGGCGTTTGGGGAACAGACGGTGAACTGGGAGAGGGACATCTCGGTTCAGGTGAGGAACGACGGAACGGGCAAGTTGGTGGTCAGCAAGATAGCGATTGACGCGGGGACGGGAGCCACCCCCTACACCGTGGATGCCCAGACGCTCGAGGTGCCGAAGGGAGAAGCGAAGGACATCCATGTGAGGTTTAAGCCCATCGACGGAGGTTTTGTCGAGAACCAGCTCATCTTCACCACCAACAAAGAAGGAACGCCCAACACCACGGTTCTGCTGAGAGGAACGGGTGTGAGTCCGAAGCGGGTGATGGACGAAGGACCGCTCGAGTTCGGCGAAGTGCAGTTGCAGGCATACAAGGACCTTCCGGTGACGGTGAAGGCAGGGGGGACAGGGACGTTGATCCTCACCGGGGTGGCGGTCACCTTGGCGGATGGAGGAGTGGCGCCCTACACGGTGGACCTGGACGGAGGGGCTCACACCGTGCCGGCCGGTAGCAGTGGGCTGACCATGAACGTGAAGTTCTCTCCGACGGCAATGGGAGGGGCCTCAGGGATTCTGAAGTTCAAGACGAATGAGGAGAGTGATCGCGACGTGGAGGTGCCCTTGGAGGGCACCGGTGTGCAGTCCCAGGTGCTGGTGGAGCCTTCGGCGCTGGCATTCCAAGAGCAGACGGTGAACAGCCCCAGGCAACTACCGGTGGTGGTGAAGAACCCGGGAACCGGGACGTTGTCGGTCACGAACATCTCAGTGCTCAGCGGGGACGGAGGTGTGGTGGGGACGAGGCCCTACTCCGTGCTGGACGCGGGAGCGTTCCAAGTGCCCGCCCAGGATGGAGGTGTCCTCCAAGTGCAATTCCATCCTCAGGATGGAGGGTTGTACGAAGGGATCCTCCGGCTGAAGACAAATGCGCCAGGGCAGGGACAGGTCGATGTCCGGCTGACGGGTGAGGGAGTACGCCCACTGATAGCGGTTGATCCGAGTCCGGTGGCGTTTGGGGAACAGACGGTGAACCGGGGGAGAGACATCTCGGTTCAGGTGAGGAACGACGGAACGGGCAAGTTGGTGGTCAGCAAGATAGCGATTGACGCGGGGACGGGAGTCAGCCCCTACACCGTGGATGCCCAGACGCTCGAGGTGCCGAAAGGAGGATCGAGGGACATCCATGTGAGGTTTGAGCCCACCGACGGAGGTTTTGTCGAGAACCAACTCATCTTCACCACCAACAAAGAAGGAACGCCCAACACCACGGTTCTGCTGAGGGGAACAGGGATAAGTCCGCAGCGGGTGATGGACGGAGGGCCGCTCGAATTCGGCCCTGTGAGGGTTAGTTCGACGCGGAGCTTGCCGGTGACGGTGAAGGCAGGGGGGACAGGGACGTTGATCCTCACCGGGGTGGCGGTCACCTTGGTGGATGGAGGAGTGGCGCCCTACACGGTGGATCTGGACGGAGGGGCTCACAACGTGCCGGCCGGTAGCGGAGGGCTGACCATGAACGTGAGGTTCTCCCCCACGGCAAAGGGAGATGTGCCGGGCTTCTTGAAGTTCCAGACGAATGAGGAGAGTGATCGCAACGTGGAGGTGCCCTTGGTGGGCAATGGGGTCACCCTATTGTCCGCGAACACCGATGGGGGAATCCTCGAATTTGGTCCCGTCCCCAAGGGTGGCAAAGGGAGCATCGTTGTCTCGCTGGAAAATACCAGCAATCTCCCCATCACGTTGTCTCAGCCCTCGTTGAGCCCGCCATTCAGTTTCGAAATTGGCTCCTTGGTGATCAACAAGGGGACCCAAACCTTCAAGGTCCATTTTTCGCCGGAGGTAGATCAGGAGTTTTCGCAGCAGCTCATCTTGGAGAGCGATGCCGACAACAGCCCTCTGACCTGGGAACTCAAAGGCAGGGGAATCGTGGCGCGGGCGCACTTGTCGCACTCTTCTAGCGACGCTGGAATCAGCAGTTATGACTTCGGTGCGGTGCGGGCGGGTGATGGAGATGGGGGCACGGGCAGTACCGTTCAGCAAACATTCAGGCTCTCCAACACGGGAGAAGCGGCACTCACCATCAGCCAGCCTCCCTTCATTCCAGGGGATGGAGGAGTCTTTAGTTACCTGGGGGCTTCTGGGGTGACCATTCCTCCAGGACAAGGTTTCAATTTCGAAGTCTCATTCACGCCCAAAGCAGAGCAGTCTTACAGCGCAGAGCTCGTCATCAACTCGAACGCTGATAACAGCCCGACCAAGTTGTTCCTGCAGGGGGTGGGTTCTTCGTCCAAGCTGATGGTCTCCCGCCCGGATATCCCCTTCGGGGACGTGCGGGTGGGTTCCGAGAGTGCCAAGGCTCCCGTGACCATCACCAACTCGGGCTTGGCGCCCGCGTTCATCCAGAGCATCCCGATCCAAGGCCCCTTCCGGGTGATGTGCGCTCCAGCGGATGGAGGCTCTGATGGTGGACTGGGATGCGATCTGCCCAGACAGGTCACTTCCGGGCAGCCCTTCACGTTCTACGTCTCGTTCAAGCCGTCCCAGCCTGGAGAGGTCGATGGGGGGCAACTCACCATCACCAACGACCTGAATGCCAGCCTCAAGGTGTCCCTCACGGGAAAGGGCACGGTTGCCTCGATGAATGTGGTCCCATCGCAGCTCACCTTCGGATCGCAGGTGGTGTCCAGCGATGGAGGAAGCCAGACGGTGACCATTTACAACAATGGCATCGCCGATCTTTCGATCTCGCGCATCGATTTCGTCGACAAGTCCGTGTTCAAGATTGATCCCCCCGAAGCAGCCCCCTCGGAAGGCTCACCCTTGGTCATTGGAGGCGGTACCAATAAGACGTTGAACGTGCTCTTCGTGCCGAAAAACATTGGACCTGTCTTGGAGGCCAATGGGATGTCCATCGTCAGCGATGCGTTCGCGAACGCGACTGCCAGCGTGGGCTTGTCGGGAACAGGCATCGATGGCCAGTTGGTCATGGTGGATGCCGGCGTCATCTCCTTTTCCGAAGTGGAGGTCGGAGGCTCTCCTGGCCAGAAATCCGTGACACTGCAGAACATGGGCGGGCACAGGGTGGTGATCCAAAAGGTGGTGAAGCCTTCCAACGCGCCATTCGACGTGCTGGGCTTGGAGGGCGTCGCGGATGGGGGAACGGTGGTCTTGAACCCTCTGGAGTCCAGGGTGGTGACCATCTCCTTCAATCCCCAGTCCCGTGGTTATTCCGTCGCTTCCGCGACGATCGAGACAGATGCCGTCGTCAGCAAGATCCTCAACCTGTCGATGGATGGCACGGGGGTCGGGGCGGCCATGGGGGCCCTGCCCGAGAGCCTCAAGTTTGGCCGGGCGAATGTCGGTGAGTTCGCCACCAAGGAGTTCTCCATCACAAACGTGGGGGAGCGGAACCTGAATGTCTTCGACATCATCATTGAGGCCGCGGCCCCAGATGGTGGGTCTGCGCCTGACGCGGGAGCGGACGGAGGTTCGTTCCTGGCGTTCACACTCGACGAGTCCGATGGAGGCTCCCCGCCGTTTGTCGTCAGGGACGGTGGCAGCGCCCGGGTTCGTCTGAAGTTCAGCCCGCAGGAGCTTGGGCCTCACACGGCTCAGGCCGTCATCCAGGCAAGCGTCAAGAACGGTCAGGATCACTGGAGAATCCCCCTGGAAGGAGAAGGGACTTCGCCCAGCATGCTCCTGAGCCCCGATGGGGGGGTCTTGAACTGTGGAAGCACGCCGGTGGATCAGCCCTCCGCCCCGGTCTCCCTCACCATCAGCAACAGCGCCCAGAGCACGGGCACACTGGTCGTGGACAAGGTGTCCCTGGCAGGAGCGGACAGCACGTTCTTCAAGACGTCGGCGTCCACGAAGTCTATCACGCTGGCGCCGGGGGCCTCCGAGCAGGTGCTGGTCTGGTTGGAGCCGGGGGGACAAGAGCGGGCGTTCTCGGCCCAGCTCATGATCTCATCGAATGACCTGAGCAAGCCGAACGAGAAGGTGCTGCTCTTTGGACAGGGAGGCCTTTCGAAGATCGACTCGCCTGCGCGCCTGGACTTCGGTCAACAGTTGCTCAGGCATGTGTCGGCTCGGCGGATGGTCAGCATCGTCAACAACAACACCTCGGCGGTGACCCTGGCCGATGTGTTGATCCAGGGAGAGGGCGCTTCTCAGTTCACGTTTGCTCGGGAACTGCCGCGCTTCCCCCATACCCTGTATGATGTCTCGGCCCGGGCGGCGGATGGAGGGGTTGCCCTCAATCAGCTTGATCTGGAATTGACCTTTACCCCGGTCGCGGAGAAGGTGATGCCCGCGCAGCTGAAGCTCCGCTTCAGTTCTCCCGTGCTCGAGCGCACCGTGGATTTGTTGGGGCAGGGAATTCCCTCTGTTCTTTCCCTCAGCCCGACAGCGTTGGAGTTTGACGTGGTTCGCGCGGGGAGGAGCGGCGAGGCGCAGTCCAAGACGCTGACCGTCCTCAACGTGAGCAGCGACCCGATCATCCTGGATGAGTTGGGGGTCCAGCGCAAAGTCGGAGAGCCCTTCCAGATCGAAGTGCCGGGAGCCAACGGAGGCTGGCCCGATGGAGGCTGGCTTGAGCCGAACAAATCCGTCCCCGTGAAGGTGACGTATGATCCCAAGGTGGAAACGGTGTCCGAGACCACCTTGGTCTTTGGAACCACGACGCCGGTGGATCCCAGGGCGGTGAACGTTCTCTTGAAGGGCAGTGCCACCAAGCTCGTGTTGCGCGTCGAGCCTGGGAGCTTGGAGTTTGGCCGGGTGGACATGGGGGCAAGGCAGCAGGAGCCGAAGGTGGTCACCATCACCAACGCCTCTTCCTCTCCACAGCTGGCGATCGTTGCGCTGCGCGACAACACGGGGACGTCTTTTGTGCTGGACACCTCGGAGCTGGTC encodes the following:
- a CDS encoding OmpA family protein → MSLPFIAQVTMAATLLAGSLASAQSTAQLPSFDLERLETNVGRGTLLVGNGELMVPGGLSISLLGHYQRLPLEVDDGEQQLAVVRDRATALLSASYGVLPWLEMGVQVPFVLWQQGEDPTNVGLARLTAQGLGTPLIQARLGLLSRNYRQPVDLSADLGVGLPVGAGDALAGDTGPRFQVRMVAGTTIGWLHPSLEAGVLFRPAILLATPQGADQPGARSEIRLGAGLTTTGKGFRGELGLRATLSPQVSVDLLGGVRFPLLVGLETFILGGPGLGGAPGSPSLRLLAGVSFRSEPPPRLSFIDEQADRELQLSLADQRRPPSEKRVREVSTWEFNALSREDPKVVLAEEDAPPEAPRPYQPTSQERLLLRGDVHFVKGSSELPGVVPLLDQVILQWSGQARRSAIIIEGHADSEGTDTSEMFMSLRRAQAVRRYLIDQGIPGTKVRIRGLGADWPVSSKPATEQEHQLNRRAEVLVLMEAEAPVTTQTPSP
- a CDS encoding choice-of-anchor D domain-containing protein → MSPTARQMLARSDASVTVPTLKWAEAEDKCFTCQNVGKKALCSSETSLWANGLTFRDPLPAGSVLVKIEASVRGLLIDNSPAGPTTVSAFLNDAGSQFGSYSAGLGSCSGTPICRQYEAASTYKEEGFGSSEYVYGGWNTLKLSVPAAANYCVSYVDLKLVYAIPRLVFSRSTVDFGRQKIGGRGDAGDEIVKVYGDPDSGVLLKLGACSTSVPDGGSNPFSVVGTTCVGEEPTPEIPLEIKVRFQPTETGSVTGTLLVDSNDPTHPGSVELTGYGLASAIDVINPGDAGLVFPEQTVGIPSSLDVTLRNVSAEALTVTPSITSDGGVSPFSVAAGGFPVSADGGVLSVTFTPVDGGEAFSTLLLASNQAGDPGVEVLLKGTGVSPKRVMDEGPLEFGEVQLQAYKDLLVTVKAGGTGTLILSGVAVTLADGGVAPYTVDLDGGAHTVPAGSSGLTMNVKFSPTAMGGASGILKFKTNEESDRDVEVPLKGTGVQSQVLVEPSALAFQEQTVNSPRQLPVVVKNPGTGTLSVTNISVLSGDGGVVGTRPYSVLDAGAFQVPAQDGGVLQVQFHPQDGGLYEGILRLKTNAPGQGQVDVRLTGEGVRPLIAVDPSPVAFGEQTVNWERDISVQVRNDGTGKLVVSKIAIDAGTGATPYTVDAQTLEVPKGEAKDIHVRFKPIDGGFVENQLIFTTNKEGTPNTTVLLRGTGVSPKRVMDEGPLEFGEVQLQAYKDLPVTVRAGGTGTLILTGVAVTLADGGVAPYTVDLDGGAHTVPAGSSGLTMNVKFSPTAMGGASGILKFKTNEESDRDVEVPLEGTGVQSQVLVEPSALAFQEQTVNSPRQLPVVVKNPGTGTLSVTNISVLSGDGGVVGTRPYSVLDAGAFQVPAQDGGVLQVQFHPQDGGLYEGILRLKTNAPGQGQVDVRLTGEGVRPLIAVDPSPVAFGEQTVNWERDISVQVRNDGTGKLVVSKIAIDAGTGATPYTVDAQTLEVPKGEAKDIHVRFKPIDGGFVENQLIFTTNKEGTPNTTVLLRGTGVSPKRVMDEGPLEFGEVQLQAYKDLPVTVKAGGTGTLILTGVAVTLADGGVAPYTVDLDGGAHTVPAGSSGLTMNVKFSPTAMGGASGILKFKTNEESDRDVEVPLEGTGVQSQVLVEPSALAFQEQTVNSPRQLPVVVKNPGTGTLSVTNISVLSGDGGVVGTRPYSVLDAGAFQVPAQDGGVLQVQFHPQDGGLYEGILRLKTNAPGQGQVDVRLTGEGVRPLIAVDPSPVAFGEQTVNRGRDISVQVRNDGTGKLVVSKIAIDAGTGVSPYTVDAQTLEVPKGGSRDIHVRFEPTDGGFVENQLIFTTNKEGTPNTTVLLRGTGISPQRVMDGGPLEFGPVRVSSTRSLPVTVKAGGTGTLILTGVAVTLVDGGVAPYTVDLDGGAHNVPAGSGGLTMNVRFSPTAKGDVPGFLKFQTNEESDRNVEVPLVGNGVTLLSANTDGGILEFGPVPKGGKGSIVVSLENTSNLPITLSQPSLSPPFSFEIGSLVINKGTQTFKVHFSPEVDQEFSQQLILESDADNSPLTWELKGRGIVARAHLSHSSSDAGISSYDFGAVRAGDGDGGTGSTVQQTFRLSNTGEAALTISQPPFIPGDGGVFSYLGASGVTIPPGQGFNFEVSFTPKAEQSYSAELVINSNADNSPTKLFLQGVGSSSKLMVSRPDIPFGDVRVGSESAKAPVTITNSGLAPAFIQSIPIQGPFRVMCAPADGGSDGGLGCDLPRQVTSGQPFTFYVSFKPSQPGEVDGGQLTITNDLNASLKVSLTGKGTVASMNVVPSQLTFGSQVVSSDGGSQTVTIYNNGIADLSISRIDFVDKSVFKIDPPEAAPSEGSPLVIGGGTNKTLNVLFVPKNIGPVLEANGMSIVSDAFANATASVGLSGTGIDGQLVMVDAGVISFSEVEVGGSPGQKSVTLQNMGGHRVVIQKVVKPSNAPFDVLGLEGVADGGTVVLNPLESRVVTISFNPQSRGYSVASATIETDAVVSKILNLSMDGTGVGAAMGALPESLKFGRANVGEFATKEFSITNVGERNLNVFDIIIEAAAPDGGSAPDAGADGGSFLAFTLDESDGGSPPFVVRDGGSARVRLKFSPQELGPHTAQAVIQASVKNGQDHWRIPLEGEGTSPSMLLSPDGGVLNCGSTPVDQPSAPVSLTISNSAQSTGTLVVDKVSLAGADSTFFKTSASTKSITLAPGASEQVLVWLEPGGQERAFSAQLMISSNDLSKPNEKVLLFGQGGLSKIDSPARLDFGQQLLRHVSARRMVSIVNNNTSAVTLADVLIQGEGASQFTFARELPRFPHTLYDVSARAADGGVALNQLDLELTFTPVAEKVMPAQLKLRFSSPVLERTVDLLGQGIPSVLSLSPTALEFDVVRAGRSGEAQSKTLTVLNVSSDPIILDELGVQRKVGEPFQIEVPGANGGWPDGGWLEPNKSVPVKVTYDPKVETVSETTLVFGTTTPVDPRAVNVLLKGSATKLVLRVEPGSLEFGRVDMGARQQEPKVVTITNASSSPQLAIVALRDNTGTSFVLDTSELVDAILPEESASFTVNFVPDSVSLVENELEVRLQGESEPEARVRVSGQGRNLTGQGGGCSFGSTEAGSAGVLALLALLVLMSRRRHG